ctcttctcgagcgggtgaagatcattatctacacccatgtacacccaacaatagaatatcatcatagtaaataaaagctgtatctGTTCAAAAAtatgagtgctccgatcgtcaccaaactttacaggattactcgccagttcaatccggagattccctaaaggtttcattgaaatcggtccagccatttcgaAGCctttacggaacatacccacccactttctcttttatatatatagaaggtAGATAGATTATGTACAAGAAATACTGACAAAcatagatagtttttttttaatctatagacAAGCGCTGGACTGCCATCACCCCCGATAATAAGTCATGTTGCATCCTAATATGGAGCGTGCTTGCCTAGGAGATGCCTATTgccactcttgatttgaaggcacCCATATTATAGGCAACGGGGAAAACGGAAGCCAGgtattccagatctttgcgatGTTAATTGGGAACGAGGATGCAAAACGCTTTGTAAAAGTCCATGGGACGTCCTCTACGTagcgcagttcgatggtagaaaggtgaAGATGGAACCAAATTAAATAGTTCCTATGAAAACTCTCCGAAGATAAGTATAAGAGATAAATGGGGCTAAGttaatataacagagaacgagTAGCAATGTCCTTTgctcatctactgcgatcacgaaTCCGTCTAGCCTGCGAGGTAATTATTGGCAAACCTTCcccttgggagaggcctttagtccagcagtgaacttatataggctattaatgatatttattaGGCCGAGgatcatgatgatgacgatgaatagTGATAACTTCTATGCGTTACGTCTgttattaatatgttattttaatagattgcagAATACAGAATGAACTTCGAGTACAATATGTCTGAAAGGCACATCTTAGACCTACAACATGTTAATAGTGTGAGCGCTATTACAAAACTAAATCCGATTCTCCTGAAGAAAGCTGAAATATTGTGTACAGTAAgtacttacataatatttatttatttatattcttattctaacactatcattactgaatacttaaacctaatgttttttaaataataatcttagcACCCTTATGCTATATCCTATGCTACTTAATTATCTATTCCCATAAtaaataacccacattgcgatccttgtgaattcactcagagcgcaacaataccaatcacattgctctgatatgacattgacGATGCGGAGGGCGCGCGTCATTGGTGCCATTATCTAATACGTACTTGGTAATAATATTGTTCTGGTCCAAATTTAGACATTGTCTAACTTTTGTGTCTGAGACATGTTAACGAATCGGTCTTGGTTTTTATCTGTAAAGCTGACCATAATGGTCACATAAGCTTAGGAGATTATAACGAAGACCGGGCAGCAGCGTCCcctgttctactactaccatctgctACGATTACAAACCCGCGtaatgattatgggcaaacgctCCTATCGGTAGAGGCCTTTAATCCaccagtgaactgttataggcttttaatGATAATGAAGCATAGGACTTCGTTACTTAAGCCAACGGACTTAGAAAGTTTCATATGACAGGATAACCATgtggtataaattaaaataagactgACGACAATAAtcataaagaaaaaacaaaaagtcattttaaaaacctttaaaaaataaaaaagatatatatatattttttaactatccCTTAATTCCAAGAACATCTCATAAAGCGGACGAAATTATAACAACAATTTGTGGTGGCTTAACGCCGGTTTATCCGCCGTTTCTTAGactaagtaattttattattattttgttcgcTTTGGGAGATAGATGTTCTtggtattatcatcatcatcatggtgACGAAATACGATGTACagtttttgtatgtaatgaacgcatcaaaagtgccatttatgtgcctacttgaataaatatatatttgactttgaaataataacaatatgacTTCGTTTAAGAAATGGCAGATAATCTGGCGTTAAGCCACCGAAACAACCGCCTACGCTTTTTTGGTCGAGGTATAAAGGAAATATatttgactagctgttgcccgcgatttcgtctgcgtttgattttgtttggtgtggcattaaatttagttgtacttagatctaaaaaaaatgaaagtattcagtatcgctaagccttaaattaggggtggtttgctactgtccgcttAGGAgtgctgtcctctatctccaaccacagtttgggcaaaattaaacacatattataacctctatagtccaaaaataattatttaaagcggttttaatttgtcggagttatggtgtaaaatagtcaaacactcatcctctctcccaagggaaccgagcttaatgtcgggataaaaagtatcctatattacttctaacacttccaagaatatgtgtacaaagtttcatgaggatcggtcaagtagtttttgcgtgaaagcataacaaacaaacttacattgacatttataatattagtagggatataacTCAAGGCGAGCTGGATGCATTCCCATAAGTACctgcatattatattttttacagattttaatttaaaatgtgtcTCTTATTACAGTGTAGTAATTCAGATATACCATAAAAAGTAgtaattagaattaaaaaataaaaactaatattattttaatttcagggTGGTTACGGAATAAGAATAAGTGGTATTCATATCCTGAATGCACCATCGTTTGTGGATAAAATTGTATTCTTAATCAAACAAGGGCTCAAGGAAAAGGTTGCGAATAGACTTCAGGTTCACAGTTCTTATGAAGAATTGCATAAGGAAGTACCTAAAGATGTTTTACCAGAGGACTATGGTGGTGATCTACCTAGCTGTTCAAAATTAGAAGGTAAAACTTATTAGTGATAAAATCATATTTATCGTGACAAATTAATAGTTGTTACCAGTGATacaaaaagtacttaaacataatatGACCCATTAGTACGATGACGAAGTggtttcatcatatcaacccattacccaatacagcagggctagcacagagaGGAGACAAACATTATATCCGCCGATTATAACCCCTGACAacggatataattaacgtttccatctgctaaagcacgggaatatggaatagaaGAATTTTACCCCGTTaactattacaaatatattatttgtatattatttccacttgtgcgccagcgctttgaaagttgataaagctgttggagaagatacatttttatcctttccccggaaagattattgtctcctgcccatgctaaccgtGCTGGGCTTTTGGCCGTACACACTAATACTTCATAGGAAATGGATTCTTATTACAACAGGTTAAAAAGTCGCAAAATTCTGTGCCACCGACTTTTAGTTAACAAACGAACGAGGACGAATTTAAGGTTTAAAACAAGGACAATAAGTTACTTTTACAGTGTTTCTTAAAGCTACTTAGGGTTATGCGGAATAAGGATGAATAGAGTAAAATTATGACACAAACTTTGTTTAGATAATTTGGCCAGTCCCTAGAAGGTCAATTTAAATTAGTACAAGTACTTTCAACAATATAAATTTCTTTCAGAACAATGGCAGAGCATTCTTAAGACGGAAGAAGCGCAGAACCTAATCGGGATATGCAATAAGCTAGTGGCGGACGAGACGAAACGAAGTGCCTTTAAATTTAACGAAGAATACTTGGGAATGCCTGGCTCTTTTAGAAAATTAACCGTAGATTAAAGAACACACTACTTTTCAGATCTAATAAtaacttaagtatttttaagcaACTCAGGTATCATTTTCTGAAATTAAAGTAGGTAACCTACCTTTTATAAGGACatataagaataattataacaatgatAAAAAAGTCAGGTGGACAAATGGTTTACGAGGATGAAGGGTTGGTTTGTATTGTTTTGCAcacgaaaataaaatgtataaaacgcGAAATGATATGCATTGTTGACCAGTCAACCTTGAAGCATACAGAAAACTCATGAAAGACGCAAATAAATGCACCAAAAAAGATCTAGTAAAAGTACTACTAACTATAAATTCCAATAAAAGATAATatgataagttttatttatgcaaaaaatgtgaatactataaaaatgcatgtgtttttatatttcatcatatccatccattaccagcccactacagggcactggtcttctcccacaatgagaaggggttaaggccgtagtccaacacgcttgtcctgtgcggattggtggactccacatacctttgagaacaatatggacgACTCTCGGGTATGCACggttcttcacgatgttttccttcaccgttaaaacaagtcatattttaatggcttaaaacgcacataacttagaaaaagaagaggtgcgtgctgatgTGATGAACGAACGTGATGATACTCACTGGgcgttttttatatgaatataacaaTGACATCATGAGTACTATATGAaagaattttctatttttagacagaaaataaaaacattattatgttatgtaaagtgcatattattcaattaattcAACGACATCAAGTGAGTCGCAAGGAATTGCCTGGTCGGACATAGGATGCTTTGTCTATCTATGACCCGGGCAACAGcgagttattttaataattttcataattaaacaaatatggcaatatttttattttctggtaAGTAACTAACTCACTCCTACGGCCTTCAATCTAATGCACGCcgtctaaaaataaaacataattatagcaatttattttgaacaaaataataataaagtaggttacataatattatgatctatTTCGAGCATTCTTGAGTCCTCTGTAGTTTGTAGtcgaattttaaataaaccacTGAGATATCTTGACATACGTTTTCAGCAGATtacagaaataaacaaaatcgtTTTATATATACGTTGGTTACTGCTAGGAACAACTAGCACAAGCGGGCAAAGTTGAATCAGACTCCCGCActaagggttccgtaccattgtaaaaacaattaggggagattaaaaataattattctaaagactttaaactaaaattttcgtggttaattaacatttaaaaaaataattcaacggATAAATACCAtgataacatttataaataaatatattacaacaatgcacacatcgccatctagcctcaaagtaagcggagcttgtgttgTTCATCTCAATGTTGGGTAttgagatgactgatgtatatttttttatgaataatatacataaataattataatatacagataacgagacacacccagacactgaaaaacttacatgttcatcacacaaatattttccagttgtgggaatcgatcccacggccttggactcagaaagcaggatcgctacaaactgcgccaatcggccgacaaacaTTATGGggtttgtcgatatttcgactcaGTTGCATGAATAGTGGTCACAACGGGACTGCGGAGGTGCGAGATTTTAAGCTGGATGTCAAAGGCAGAATCTAACTGCCCGCTTTCGtttcttttatgtttgtatttcacgaactgtttgACATACTTCAATGACAacgttacttttaaattaagaatacagcttcttggtttgcataacaCTACCTCTGGATTGAAGTTTTTGTTACGGTATACTGCGTGGCCAAAACTACCATAATGATTATTCTGGTTTTTAGCCCCCGCCGCAAAAACGacgaggtgttataagtttgtttttgtgtgtgtatgtgtgtttgtcttTGGCAACGTATTTCTGGAAAGGATGAaacgattttgatttagtttttattgaacGACTACTCCACCgttcaaaaaaactattttttgaaCGGTGGAGTAGTCTGGAGTTTTCTtagtgtttgatgaaaatcggtccaagatagcGGTCGCCACAAATGGCAGATTACATATTCTTTCACAACTTCcacaatatttgttttaaataaatttagttagtttttgataaccatgttttaaaataaattttgggtAATAatattgggttgatattataatgTAGTAGTAGCTTGACTAGTAGTATACTATACACTACGATATGTTTAAAATCTACGAGCCACCAAAAGATGGCGAATTACATTATTTCAAACAATATcatcaatatgggtatgaaGTAAATGAGCTTAACTAGTTGAATAATACAAACTATAATAcgaaagttttttaatttttattttatgtcggTCCCACATTGTCCCACATGCCTTGCGACTtgttgttatctgtgaagaattatgtcctttatctccgacaagttatcagatcttcattacaATTTgacaattttaatgaagatctgataacttTTGATCTGATAAAaacactttcaaaaaaaataaaaaaaattatatcggcTAAATTAAGCGGAGCTTATTTATGCAACAGAAAttcatcatctgtgaaaatttcatcTGCCTAACTATTACggtacagcctggtgacagacagacagacggatagACAGACGGATGAACAGCGGTctcgttttaccctttgggtaaggaTCCCTAAAAAGCAGCAAATAAGTTCAGTAATTTTCCTTAAAATTTTTCCTTCGCTTCTATTAGGCCTGGGATGAACAATCAGTTTGCTCTGAGGTTTTATTGGTCATTATTCCCATGAGTATCGAGCAGAACGAGCATGAGAATTTAAATTGTCATATTTACCATAAAGCGCTGCACAAACGGAGATATTTTTTGTGACCTACGCGATATACGGTGACTGAGTACAATCAGTCAATTTGTAATTACTCGTCTGCCCTGTGTAATGTTGTAATTCTCTAAGTTGTAGTGGATGTATCTATAAGGGCACACATGAGGGCTGGTATGTAGGGCGTCCTTTATTATCTGACGATTTTTTGTTTCAGTAGGATTATTGTTCGTTTTATAATGTAGGTAACCTTACAATCACGATGGtgtaaaactgtaattttatttatggaaaTCCAGAAGTTTGACACTCCATAAAAATCAAACa
This is a stretch of genomic DNA from Pararge aegeria chromosome 12, ilParAegt1.1, whole genome shotgun sequence. It encodes these proteins:
- the LOC120628334 gene encoding alpha-tocopherol transfer protein-like; the encoded protein is METLPYHPLLEISKKEVEIVRRHLNLDINTIKKNLDAIEEWGKKQDHLAEAFKYLDRNMLERLHLLGRGSVEMTKTRIDKLLTTRGMLPEICLNRSVEEFKDISESVNFVILPKLSPTDQSRIIVTQIRNLEKFSLIAHMRYCFMIAEYRMNFEYNMSERHILDLQHVNSVSAITKLNPILLKKAEILCTGGYGIRISGIHILNAPSFVDKIVFLIKQGLKEKVANRLQVHSSYEELHKEVPKDVLPEDYGGDLPSCSKLEEQWQSILKTEEAQNLIGICNKLVADETKRSAFKFNEEYLGMPGSFRKLTVD